GCGTGCGGCGCGCCGGAGTTATACCCAAACGAGGCATTGCGACAAGCTGCGGTACGGGTATTGCGCCAGCAACCGGAACTGTTCGGTAGAGCCGTGCCACGCAACGGTCACAGCACCCTGCGCAGCGTGCTTGCCCGGCGTGCCATGGGGGCGCGCATGAATCTCACCGCCGATGACATCATCATCACCCACGGCTGTACCGAAGCGCTCAACCTGGCGCTGCGCGCCATTGCCCAACCGGGCGACATCATCGCCGTGGAATCCCCCACCTTTTACGGTGTGCTGCAGATACTGGAAAGCCTGGGCATGCGCGCGCTGGAAATCCCCACCAGCCCGGAGACCGGGATCTCGCTGGAGGCGCTGGAGCTGGCCGTGCAAACCTATGGCAGCATCAAAGCCGTGGTGGTGGTGCCGCATTTGCAAAACCCCTTGGGCGCGATCATGCCGGAAGCCCACAAAATACGGCTGGTCAACTGGTGCGAAACCAACAATATTGCGCTGATTGAAGACGACACTTATGCGCTGCTGGCCGATAACGACAGCACCATGCCGTCGCTCAAAAGCTGGGATCAAACCGGCAATGTGATCCATTGTGCGTCACTGCACAAAACACTGGCGCCAGGCATGCGCGTGGGCTGGATTACCGCAGGTAAATGGCGCAGCCGCGTGGAAATGCTCAAATACGCTCATTCCCGCCCCAATGAAGCGTTGTCACAACTGGCTGCCGCCAGTTTTCTGGGGTCGGGCGAGTTCGAGCGTCATTTGCGGCGCCTGCGCACCCATCTGCGTACGCAACGCCTGCAAGTCGCCCAAGCCGTCGCTGGGTACTTTCCCGAAGGCACCCGCCTGACCGTGCCGGAAGGCGGCTTTGGCCTGTGGGTAGAAATGCCCGAAAAACGCAACTCGCAAGCTGTGTTTGAGACAGCCCTTAAAGCAGGCATCCGTATTGCGCCGGGAGTGATGTTTTCCAACTCGCAGCGCTTCAATTCGTTTTTGCGGATCAGCTGCGGCACGCCGTATAACAGCGAGCTGGATCAGGCGATGCGCAAGTTAGGGGCCATTGTGGAGAAGTCGCCAGCAGGTTGAGCGGGGTTAGGCCCAGTTCTACGCCGCCAGCAACGCTTCCGCCACGCCCACCGGCGCATTCCGGATAACCACCTGCGGCGTGGCATGCCAATCCGCACATTTCTGGATGGCTTTGCGTATATCCGTCAGCAAGCGCCCGCTCACCCGCACTCCCTCTTCAAGATGCAACGATTTGATCTCGAAGATACCGCTGGTTCGGTGCGCTTTGGCATCCAGCCGCCCAACCAACTTGCCGCGATTGAGTATCGGCAGGCTGAAATAGCCATATTTGCGCTTGCGCTCCGGGGTGTAGCACTCGATGGTGTAGTCGAAACCGAACAAGGCCGAAGCCCGTTTTCGATCCCACACGACGGGGTCGAACGGCGATAACAACGTGGTCACGGTCGAGGCCAACTCGCCGCTTTGGGCGGCGTCGATTTGTTCGGCCAGTTCATGATGTATCCAGGTAGCGGCCTTCCAGCCTTCAACCTGCACCGGGATCAACTCCCCCGCATCAGTCAGCGCTTGCAGGTCCGCCAGATAGGACACTTTGGGCAGGCGGTAGTAATCGGCAACCCAATCCGCGCGCACCACGCCCAAGGCGCGACAACTACGGCGGATCAGTTCAACGTGCACGGTAGCCGAATCAGCCAGATCTCGGGCATCGTCCCAGTTTTTGAGTACGCGTTCAGCCAGGTCATACACGCGATGGAAGTTGCGACGCTCGCTGACCATCAATTCGCCCGTGGTGAACAAGACTTCCAGGTGGCGTTTTTCCGGCTTCCAGTCCCACCAGCCGCTGCCCGAGCCCTCGGCCCGCGAGAAATCGGCAGCCCGCACCGGGCCACTTTCGCGGATTCGCTGCAATAGTTGGTCGATGTCAGCCTGATATTGCTGGTGCCAGTTAGCAGCGTATTTCCAGCCCATGCCGGATGGATCGAGCATGCGATGGCGCATCAGGCCGTAGTCTTCAATCGGCAGAAAACATGCCTCGTGCGACCAGTACTCGAACAATTTGCCTTCGGCCAGCAGTTGTTCCAGCCAGGTGTTGTCGTATGCACCCAGCCGACTGAACAACACCAGATAAGGGCTGCGCGCCACCACGTGGATAGTGTCGATCTGCAATTGGGCCATGCGGCGGATGGCGTCCAGCATATCCGGCTTGTTGGCTTTGCGCCGGGGTGGCGTCAGTAAGCCTTGCGCGGATAAATGCAGGGTGCGGGCAGCAGCAAGCGAGATGGTTTTCACGATGGGCAAGCATCAAGACAAGAGAAGCCGATTCTACTCAATCTGCCCGAACGCACTTGGGCAATTACTCGAAGCCGCGGATTCCTGTGCCGGAAAATCCCGGCAGCTCCCAGCGAAAGTGAATCGCCAGCCAGCGAATAACGAAACCGATGGCCAAAGCGATGAGCGACGCCGTGCCAGCTTCGACATCCAGCACCTGTAGCCCCATATACAAACCACCGGCAATCAGCGAAATGCTGGCATACAACTCGCGTCGCAAAACCAGTGGAATCTCGTTGCACAGAATGTCGCGCAGCACGCCACCAAAGATGCCGGTGATCATACCGAACACCACAGCAACGGCGGGATGCACGTCGGCACCCAGCGCGATGTTGCAACCGATAATGGTAAATGCCACCAGCCCCAGTCCGTCGACCAGCAAAAACAGCATGCGCAAGCGATGGATATGCCGGGCCACGGCGGCGGTCAGTATCGCAGCCACTACGGTGAACAGCAGATATTCAGGGTTCGCCACCCAGCTGAGCGGGTAATGCCCCA
This genomic interval from Silvimonas soli contains the following:
- a CDS encoding PLP-dependent aminotransferase family protein — translated: MDQLPIYRQLASHYRQAIETGTLRPGDRMPSVRALMERHDISLSTALQTCRHLESQGLLEARPRSGYFVCHRSRSALAKVPDPIVALPDTAQYVGINEKVSAILAQAMSSKVQINLGVACGAPELYPNEALRQAAVRVLRQQPELFGRAVPRNGHSTLRSVLARRAMGARMNLTADDIIITHGCTEALNLALRAIAQPGDIIAVESPTFYGVLQILESLGMRALEIPTSPETGISLEALELAVQTYGSIKAVVVVPHLQNPLGAIMPEAHKIRLVNWCETNNIALIEDDTYALLADNDSTMPSLKSWDQTGNVIHCASLHKTLAPGMRVGWITAGKWRSRVEMLKYAHSRPNEALSQLAAASFLGSGEFERHLRRLRTHLRTQRLQVAQAVAGYFPEGTRLTVPEGGFGLWVEMPEKRNSQAVFETALKAGIRIAPGVMFSNSQRFNSFLRISCGTPYNSELDQAMRKLGAIVEKSPAG
- a CDS encoding winged helix-turn-helix domain-containing protein, producing the protein MKTISLAAARTLHLSAQGLLTPPRRKANKPDMLDAIRRMAQLQIDTIHVVARSPYLVLFSRLGAYDNTWLEQLLAEGKLFEYWSHEACFLPIEDYGLMRHRMLDPSGMGWKYAANWHQQYQADIDQLLQRIRESGPVRAADFSRAEGSGSGWWDWKPEKRHLEVLFTTGELMVSERRNFHRVYDLAERVLKNWDDARDLADSATVHVELIRRSCRALGVVRADWVADYYRLPKVSYLADLQALTDAGELIPVQVEGWKAATWIHHELAEQIDAAQSGELASTVTTLLSPFDPVVWDRKRASALFGFDYTIECYTPERKRKYGYFSLPILNRGKLVGRLDAKAHRTSGIFEIKSLHLEEGVRVSGRLLTDIRKAIQKCADWHATPQVVIRNAPVGVAEALLAA
- a CDS encoding trimeric intracellular cation channel family protein, which codes for MLLHYIYLVAIVAEAMSGAIMGMRRGMDLFGLCLVGTVTALGGGSIRDMLLGHYPLSWVANPEYLLFTVVAAILTAAVARHIHRLRMLFLLVDGLGLVAFTIIGCNIALGADVHPAVAVVFGMITGIFGGVLRDILCNEIPLVLRRELYASISLIAGGLYMGLQVLDVEAGTASLIALAIGFVIRWLAIHFRWELPGFSGTGIRGFE